In a genomic window of Streptomyces pristinaespiralis:
- a CDS encoding CHAT domain-containing protein, translated as MASKAVLRIAGSFGSGRGRESDYTVHLSVDGGHESRCSLGSIDFDRGFDTVFDRDADEGIRRDAGEVLCRALLGGGLAAQWDRLRGGATRQDPVRVVLDVEPSELRGLPWELMWQHGWWLWNRPELLIRRGTARTVEAGPTELGPLRVLVVIGTPAHDEEFLAEQELAAMSGALESAPARVHLEVLDDPASAAALSDAIDRLRPHILHFIAHGMPRPGIGGPELVFTPTSGEPWSLTADDVPALANHQPRLVVLNACRSAADPADWVGGVARAFLDAGAGAVVSMQADIESDAAVVFSDTFYARLAESSPVDMCVAAARAALARMPVRTGVWALPVLLTCCEPDAVLPVAFRPAADVLRDILRSRPYAELRRFVGRSEERRQAWWAVDAPHASPAAMDRSVLVISGHSQTGHHRTGKTWLAHWCLLTWFLRGHHIVSVDLAGRSGPAGGRPGGGVRNKDWLTVLRMIRDQATSPDQLCPIPKDAFAKFNAELNQLVLGSARTAPNEHRPEVDEGRGFNDEAARADERKAGIFSAFLDALSGAAGAQRLVLALDHTECIMPDSLAGELYEGLIQPVAYGKPPAVRLVIVAREESVSPALRESDAHMIGRVQVGDFRTSELIRLARAYSSRLGYVPDEKVLNFLQSYQETAGEFFAVDLFHTLTPHVPQWLEAANALGVRR; from the coding sequence ATGGCAAGCAAGGCTGTTCTGCGAATTGCCGGCTCGTTCGGCTCAGGGCGAGGCAGGGAGAGCGACTACACGGTCCATCTGTCAGTGGACGGGGGGCATGAGAGCCGTTGTTCGCTGGGGAGTATCGACTTTGACCGTGGGTTCGACACGGTCTTCGATCGCGACGCCGATGAGGGCATCCGCCGGGATGCCGGAGAAGTCCTGTGCCGTGCCTTGCTCGGTGGAGGTCTGGCGGCGCAGTGGGACCGACTCCGCGGCGGCGCGACACGGCAGGACCCGGTTCGGGTGGTGCTGGACGTCGAGCCCTCCGAGCTGAGAGGGCTGCCGTGGGAGCTGATGTGGCAGCACGGATGGTGGCTGTGGAACAGGCCTGAACTGCTGATCAGACGTGGGACGGCCCGAACAGTCGAGGCCGGCCCAACGGAGCTTGGCCCGCTACGGGTGCTGGTCGTCATCGGCACTCCTGCGCACGATGAGGAATTTCTGGCGGAGCAGGAGCTCGCGGCCATGTCCGGGGCTCTGGAGAGCGCTCCGGCACGTGTTCACCTGGAAGTGCTCGATGATCCGGCGAGCGCGGCCGCGCTGTCGGACGCCATCGACCGACTGCGCCCCCACATCCTCCACTTCATCGCTCACGGCATGCCGCGCCCCGGCATCGGCGGTCCCGAACTGGTCTTCACCCCTACGTCGGGCGAACCGTGGTCCCTCACGGCCGACGATGTGCCGGCTCTGGCCAACCATCAGCCTCGCCTGGTGGTGCTCAACGCCTGCCGTTCAGCAGCCGACCCTGCTGATTGGGTCGGTGGGGTGGCCAGGGCCTTCCTCGACGCCGGGGCAGGGGCGGTGGTGTCCATGCAGGCTGACATCGAGTCGGATGCCGCGGTGGTCTTTTCGGACACGTTCTACGCGCGGCTGGCGGAGTCAAGCCCCGTGGACATGTGCGTGGCCGCGGCCCGTGCAGCGCTCGCCCGGATGCCAGTGCGCACCGGCGTATGGGCGCTGCCGGTGCTCCTGACCTGCTGCGAACCCGATGCTGTACTGCCCGTCGCGTTCCGCCCCGCTGCCGACGTCCTCCGCGACATTCTGCGGAGCAGGCCGTACGCCGAGCTTCGCCGATTCGTGGGCCGTTCCGAGGAGCGGAGGCAGGCCTGGTGGGCTGTGGACGCCCCGCACGCCTCGCCCGCCGCCATGGATCGCTCAGTGCTCGTCATCAGCGGCCATTCACAGACCGGTCATCACAGGACCGGCAAGACGTGGCTGGCTCATTGGTGCCTCTTGACCTGGTTCCTGAGGGGGCATCACATTGTTTCCGTGGACCTGGCCGGCAGGTCGGGTCCGGCCGGGGGGCGGCCGGGGGGCGGCGTGAGGAACAAGGACTGGCTGACCGTCTTACGGATGATCCGCGACCAGGCCACCTCTCCGGATCAGCTGTGCCCGATTCCCAAGGACGCCTTCGCGAAGTTCAATGCGGAACTCAACCAGCTCGTCCTCGGCAGTGCGAGAACGGCTCCGAACGAGCATCGACCCGAAGTCGACGAGGGCCGCGGGTTCAACGACGAAGCGGCACGGGCCGACGAGCGGAAGGCCGGCATCTTCTCCGCATTCCTCGACGCTCTGTCCGGTGCCGCGGGTGCTCAGCGGCTGGTGCTGGCTCTGGACCACACGGAGTGCATCATGCCGGATTCTCTCGCGGGCGAACTCTACGAGGGCCTGATCCAACCCGTCGCGTACGGCAAGCCACCCGCGGTGCGACTCGTCATCGTCGCTCGTGAGGAGAGTGTGAGCCCCGCCCTGCGCGAGTCCGACGCACACATGATCGGCAGAGTCCAGGTCGGAGATTTCAGAACATCAGAGCTCATACGGCTGGCGCGGGCATACAGCAGCCGACTCGGGTATGTCCCTGATGAAAAGGTCCTCAACTTCCTGCAGAGTTACCAGGAGACCGCGGGCGAGTTCTTCGCCGTCGACCTGTTCCACACGTTGACTCCGCATGTGCCGCAGTGGCTCGAAGCGGCCAACGCCCTGGGGGTGCGCCGATGA
- a CDS encoding glycoside hydrolase family 172 protein: MTTFGLDGLSRKARAVSRSISAENFTGAKSGGGRATEGTGAVAASRLGPGWKISPSIDIAAGGTATLADIEGPGTIRHLWCTTAPHAAWRSTLLRIHWEGEETPAVEVPLGDFFCNGWNTFSQVSSVPVASNPNGGFNAYWPMPFRRAARITLENLSAETVTLYYQVDYELGEVPEDSTYFHAQWRRSHPVPFGEEHTLLEGVTGAGSYVGTYLAWGVNSPGWWGEGELKFFMDGDDEFPTICGTGTEDYFGGAWNFDVPGQGYTAYTTPYLGLNQILRPDGLYSSQQRFGMYRWHILDPVHFSEDLRITVQSLGIGPGQGNGLPHRYRHTSDDIASTALFYLDSPSSASLPRTPDLLTLEVD, translated from the coding sequence ATGACGACCTTTGGACTCGACGGCCTCTCCCGCAAGGCCCGTGCCGTCAGCCGCTCCATCAGCGCCGAGAACTTCACCGGCGCCAAGTCGGGCGGCGGCAGGGCCACCGAGGGGACGGGGGCGGTCGCGGCCTCCCGGCTCGGTCCGGGATGGAAGATCTCGCCCAGCATCGACATCGCGGCCGGCGGGACCGCGACCCTCGCCGACATCGAGGGCCCCGGCACCATCCGCCACCTGTGGTGCACCACCGCCCCGCACGCCGCATGGCGCAGCACGCTGCTGCGCATCCACTGGGAGGGCGAGGAGACCCCGGCGGTCGAGGTGCCGCTCGGCGACTTCTTCTGCAACGGCTGGAACACCTTCAGCCAGGTGTCCTCGGTCCCGGTCGCGTCCAACCCCAACGGCGGCTTCAACGCCTACTGGCCGATGCCGTTCCGCCGCGCCGCCCGCATCACCCTGGAGAACCTGTCCGCGGAGACGGTCACGCTCTACTACCAGGTCGACTACGAACTCGGCGAGGTCCCCGAGGACTCCACGTACTTCCACGCCCAGTGGCGCCGAAGCCACCCCGTCCCGTTCGGCGAGGAGCACACACTGCTCGAGGGCGTCACCGGCGCGGGCAGCTACGTCGGCACCTACCTGGCCTGGGGCGTCAACAGCCCCGGCTGGTGGGGCGAGGGCGAGCTGAAGTTCTTCATGGACGGCGACGACGAGTTCCCCACCATCTGCGGCACCGGGACCGAGGACTACTTCGGCGGCGCCTGGAACTTCGACGTTCCTGGACAGGGCTACACCGCCTACACCACGCCCTACCTCGGCCTGAACCAGATCCTGCGCCCCGACGGCCTCTACAGCAGCCAGCAGCGGTTCGGAATGTACCGATGGCACATTCTCGACCCCGTTCACTTCTCGGAGGACCTGCGGATCACGGTCCAGAGCCTGGGCATCGGTCCGGGCCAGGGCAACGGCCTGCCGCACCGCTACCGACACACGAGCGACGACATCGCGAGCACCGCGCTGTTCTACCTGGACTCGCCGAGCAGCGCCTCCCTGCCGCGGACCCCCGACCTGCTCACCCTCGAGGTCGACTGA
- a CDS encoding TOMM precursor leader peptide-binding protein, with translation MTSTGQVPTGDPRLGEKERGLQADSGPKNSAELYSLRPGACILPISADQLQIAFPNYTATFDGVPVVAALHAILEAIEEESISRSTAVRSAASISGYPESFIEYAFDMAIKAQCFAVGSEGSYNACWENPELASYYSSLGEDPKARIDELRESQAIVIQPAGAEPGLAPLLREVGIAGSVFQAAPGDSVAEIIENVAYELNDGVRTIACWGMPYRFALPRKLNELAVSRRTPILFGACEGIVARIGPYVMPGATACLECALGRLLSHAGTQEIRTYAELRARSEERVPEPWPSHPTFREAMARLFVLELARIAARERVTTMGAFVEHTVLGGTADRHPVLRVPRCAGCTSGKPRRLAWDVRFPAPETAEEEE, from the coding sequence ATGACTTCCACCGGCCAGGTACCGACAGGGGATCCCCGCCTTGGAGAGAAGGAGAGAGGTCTCCAGGCCGATTCAGGGCCGAAGAATTCCGCCGAGCTGTACAGCCTCCGTCCCGGCGCCTGTATCCTGCCGATCTCGGCAGATCAGCTACAGATTGCCTTCCCCAACTATACGGCGACATTTGACGGAGTTCCCGTCGTCGCAGCGCTTCACGCCATTCTTGAGGCTATTGAGGAGGAGAGTATTAGCCGCTCGACTGCCGTTCGTTCGGCTGCATCGATCTCTGGGTATCCGGAAAGCTTTATAGAGTACGCCTTTGACATGGCTATAAAGGCACAATGTTTCGCCGTGGGGTCGGAGGGGAGCTACAACGCTTGCTGGGAAAATCCAGAATTGGCCAGCTACTATTCCAGTCTGGGTGAGGATCCGAAAGCAAGGATTGATGAACTTCGTGAAAGTCAGGCTATCGTCATCCAGCCTGCTGGGGCAGAGCCTGGCCTGGCACCACTCCTTAGGGAAGTGGGTATCGCTGGCAGTGTCTTCCAAGCGGCTCCCGGTGACTCCGTGGCAGAGATCATCGAAAACGTTGCATATGAGCTCAACGATGGTGTGCGAACCATCGCTTGCTGGGGTATGCCGTATCGATTCGCATTGCCGCGCAAGCTCAATGAGCTTGCGGTATCACGACGCACGCCCATTCTATTTGGCGCGTGCGAAGGCATCGTGGCGCGTATCGGTCCGTATGTTATGCCAGGCGCGACTGCCTGCCTGGAGTGCGCCCTCGGGAGACTGCTTTCGCATGCTGGAACTCAGGAAATCCGCACCTATGCTGAGTTGCGTGCGCGGTCGGAAGAGCGTGTACCGGAACCCTGGCCGTCGCACCCTACATTCAGAGAAGCCATGGCCCGACTGTTCGTGCTGGAACTCGCCCGCATTGCGGCGCGAGAGAGGGTTACGACGATGGGCGCGTTCGTCGAGCACACCGTATTGGGCGGCACGGCCGACCGGCACCCGGTCCTGCGCGTCCCGCGTTGTGCTGGATGCACGTCGGGGAAGCCGCGCCGACTCGCCTGGGACGTCCGTTTCCCGGCCCCTGAGACGGCGGAGGAGGAGGAATGA
- a CDS encoding FGGY-family carbohydrate kinase gives MLRNAVIGVDIGTSSSKGVLVGLDGTLLRSAVREHTPARPGPGRFEMDAAVWWREFTELTRELTAPADAAVIAVGVSGMGPCVLLTDEDDEPLRPAILYGVDTRAVRQIERLDQQLGGEEILARCGSALTTQAAGPKIAWIAEEEPELYARARRLYMPSSWLVRKLTGAYVLDHHSASQCTPLYDTTARQWYAPWAEAVAPGIELPALAWSGESAGVLTTEAARAANLPAGIPVTTGTIDAWAEALSVGAQQTGDLMLMYGTTMFLIHTVPEPLTSPSLWGTVGALPGTRNLAGGMATSGAVTNWLRDLVGAADHPELLSLAEAAGPGANGLLMLPYFSGERTPVMDPEARGVIAGLTLSHTRGDLYRAALEATGFGVRHNIEVLEAAGGDIRRVVAVGGGTQGALWTRIVSDITGREQELRATSIGASYGGALLAAQLVTDASIDEWNPVRQTVRPAAENAARYDELYALYRRLYPDTAAVVHSLAALQDR, from the coding sequence ATGCTTCGCAACGCAGTCATCGGTGTGGACATCGGCACATCCAGCAGCAAGGGGGTCCTCGTCGGACTCGACGGCACGCTGCTGCGCTCTGCCGTCAGGGAGCACACCCCCGCACGCCCCGGTCCCGGGCGGTTCGAGATGGACGCCGCCGTGTGGTGGCGTGAGTTCACGGAGCTGACGCGGGAGCTCACCGCGCCGGCCGACGCCGCCGTGATCGCGGTGGGCGTCAGCGGCATGGGCCCCTGCGTCCTGCTCACCGACGAGGACGACGAACCGCTGCGCCCGGCGATCCTCTACGGCGTCGACACCCGGGCGGTCCGCCAGATCGAGCGCCTCGACCAGCAGCTGGGCGGCGAAGAGATCCTCGCCCGCTGCGGCTCCGCCCTCACCACCCAGGCGGCCGGCCCGAAGATCGCCTGGATCGCCGAGGAGGAACCGGAGCTGTACGCGCGGGCACGCCGCCTGTACATGCCGAGCTCCTGGCTGGTGCGCAAGCTCACCGGCGCGTACGTCCTCGACCATCACTCGGCCAGCCAGTGCACGCCGCTGTACGACACGACGGCCCGGCAGTGGTACGCGCCCTGGGCCGAGGCCGTGGCCCCCGGTATCGAGCTGCCGGCCCTCGCCTGGTCCGGCGAGTCGGCCGGCGTGCTCACCACCGAGGCGGCACGCGCGGCGAACCTGCCCGCCGGCATCCCCGTCACCACGGGCACCATCGACGCCTGGGCGGAGGCGCTGAGCGTCGGCGCGCAGCAGACCGGCGACCTGATGCTGATGTACGGCACGACGATGTTCCTGATCCACACGGTGCCGGAGCCGCTCACCAGCCCGTCCCTGTGGGGAACCGTGGGAGCGCTTCCCGGCACCCGCAACCTGGCCGGCGGCATGGCCACCTCGGGCGCCGTGACGAACTGGCTGCGCGACCTGGTCGGTGCCGCCGACCACCCCGAGCTGCTGAGCCTCGCGGAAGCGGCGGGTCCCGGCGCCAACGGCCTGCTGATGCTGCCGTACTTCTCCGGCGAACGGACCCCCGTCATGGACCCCGAGGCCCGCGGCGTCATCGCGGGGCTCACCCTGTCCCACACCCGCGGCGACCTCTACCGTGCCGCGCTCGAGGCCACCGGCTTCGGCGTCCGCCACAACATCGAGGTCCTCGAGGCCGCCGGCGGCGACATCCGCCGGGTGGTGGCCGTCGGCGGCGGCACCCAGGGGGCCCTGTGGACCCGGATCGTCTCCGACATCACGGGCAGGGAGCAGGAGCTGCGGGCCACGTCCATCGGCGCGAGCTACGGCGGCGCGCTGCTCGCCGCGCAGCTGGTCACCGATGCCTCCATCGACGAGTGGAACCCGGTCCGGCAGACCGTGAGGCCCGCGGCGGAGAACGCCGCCCGGTACGACGAGCTGTACGCGCTCTACCGCCGGCTCTACCCGGACACCGCTGCTGTCGTCCACTCACTCGCAGCACTTCAGGACCGCTGA
- a CDS encoding SpoIIE family protein phosphatase yields the protein MTRASFAFCGAELAAVYVLTEGADELRLAEVVGDRGGTYGLPAVIGLGSRSPATDAYRAARPLWLSPAELSAYTAGDPRGVTPVGAGTLPPKFSLGALPLGHGAAKLGCLVVGGETADGFDADRRSLLELYADQVAAGLESVPARVVGRAGPRSHPGPTLVPLHSGAFTLTMDTGHMEADERVLELLGIAPEDFDSRVETLLSCAVPDDIPALMAVVEPGRLSSSGEQLAFRIRRPGGELRWLGLRCRLRFGADGMPERVLGVVADAVYLRPTDDEVAIVQGLSARLAGASTVRDVSRMVVDALRQPLDASRIAVAELEADRLLVTILDPPEPDSWPGVWQTEWRSEWPDASCHALPTLQNALRDGHMSLWPPGADLEPGLLGIGPGGLAVVPLPADGRLIGVCLVGWDTDHEFTPEERSLLTAVAGLVGNALRRAHALDAGHELARMLQRSLLPRKLPVLPGGVAVARYLPATVGLEVGGDWYDVIPLSDGHVALVIGDVQGHSAAAATIMGQMRTAVRAYAVEGHPPDVVVSRANRLLVGMETDLFATCLYVDLDMEEGIAIFVRAGHLPPVLRHPDGRTEELVVEGGPPLGVLADAEFTMTEAGLVPGTVLTLLTDGLVESSQLPLEEGMRHVGEALAAADPSDIGRVADELLGTADGRDDDVAVLLLRYDGSRVRPLRTHWTVWRLTNAVLHARRFAARTLRSWGVAEEVDIALLVVSELVTNAIAHTQGEVGLDLTLSSDRLRIAVNDTSPRSPVIPADLDWEATGGRGLLIVEATTASWGSLPLSGGKQVWAEIEVSGTGS from the coding sequence TTGACACGGGCGAGTTTTGCGTTCTGCGGGGCCGAGCTGGCCGCTGTCTACGTCCTCACGGAGGGCGCGGACGAGCTGCGGCTGGCCGAGGTCGTGGGGGACCGCGGCGGGACGTACGGGCTGCCGGCCGTCATCGGCCTCGGCAGCCGCTCCCCCGCCACGGACGCCTACCGCGCCGCCCGGCCCCTGTGGCTGAGCCCTGCGGAGCTGTCCGCGTACACCGCCGGCGACCCCCGCGGAGTGACCCCCGTGGGCGCGGGGACCCTGCCGCCGAAGTTCTCGCTGGGCGCGCTGCCGCTGGGCCACGGCGCCGCCAAACTGGGGTGCCTGGTGGTGGGGGGCGAGACGGCGGACGGGTTCGACGCCGACCGCCGCAGCCTGCTGGAGCTCTACGCCGATCAGGTGGCCGCCGGACTCGAGTCCGTACCGGCCCGCGTCGTCGGGCGGGCGGGCCCCAGGTCGCATCCCGGGCCCACGCTGGTCCCGCTCCACAGCGGCGCGTTCACCCTGACGATGGACACCGGGCACATGGAGGCGGACGAACGCGTGCTGGAGCTCCTCGGGATCGCCCCGGAGGACTTCGACTCGCGGGTGGAGACACTGCTGTCCTGCGCGGTCCCCGACGACATTCCGGCGCTGATGGCCGTGGTCGAGCCGGGCAGGCTGTCGTCCTCCGGAGAGCAGCTGGCGTTCCGTATCCGCCGGCCGGGCGGTGAGCTGCGCTGGCTGGGCCTGCGCTGCCGGCTGCGGTTCGGCGCCGACGGCATGCCCGAACGGGTGCTCGGTGTGGTCGCGGACGCCGTCTACCTGCGCCCCACCGACGACGAGGTCGCCATCGTGCAGGGGCTGTCCGCCCGGCTCGCGGGGGCGAGCACCGTACGGGACGTCAGCCGTATGGTCGTCGACGCTCTGCGCCAGCCCTTGGACGCGAGCCGGATCGCCGTCGCGGAGCTGGAGGCGGACCGGCTGCTGGTCACCATCCTCGACCCGCCGGAGCCGGACTCCTGGCCGGGCGTGTGGCAGACGGAGTGGCGGTCCGAGTGGCCGGACGCGTCGTGCCACGCGCTGCCCACGCTGCAGAACGCCCTTCGGGACGGCCATATGAGCCTGTGGCCTCCCGGCGCCGACCTGGAGCCGGGTCTCCTCGGCATCGGCCCCGGCGGCCTGGCGGTCGTCCCCCTGCCGGCCGACGGGCGCCTCATCGGGGTGTGCCTGGTGGGCTGGGACACCGACCACGAGTTCACCCCGGAGGAGCGGTCGCTGCTGACGGCGGTCGCCGGACTGGTCGGCAACGCCCTGAGACGCGCCCATGCGCTCGACGCGGGGCACGAGCTCGCCAGGATGCTCCAGCGCAGTCTGCTGCCCCGCAAGCTGCCGGTGCTGCCCGGCGGCGTCGCGGTCGCCCGTTATCTGCCGGCGACCGTGGGGCTGGAGGTCGGCGGCGACTGGTACGACGTGATCCCGCTCTCCGACGGGCACGTGGCTCTCGTCATCGGCGACGTGCAGGGACACAGCGCCGCGGCCGCCACCATCATGGGCCAGATGCGCACGGCGGTCCGCGCCTACGCGGTGGAGGGCCATCCCCCCGACGTGGTCGTCTCACGCGCCAACCGGCTGCTCGTCGGCATGGAGACGGACCTCTTCGCCACCTGCCTGTACGTCGATCTGGACATGGAGGAGGGCATCGCCATCTTCGTCCGGGCCGGGCACCTGCCGCCGGTGCTGCGCCACCCGGACGGCAGGACGGAGGAGCTGGTGGTGGAGGGCGGGCCGCCGCTCGGTGTGCTCGCGGACGCGGAGTTCACCATGACGGAGGCGGGTCTGGTCCCCGGCACCGTGCTCACGCTGCTCACCGACGGTCTGGTGGAGTCGTCGCAGCTCCCGCTGGAGGAGGGCATGCGCCATGTGGGCGAGGCCCTCGCGGCCGCGGACCCGTCCGACATCGGGCGGGTGGCCGACGAACTCCTCGGCACCGCCGACGGGCGCGACGACGACGTCGCGGTGCTGCTGCTGCGTTACGACGGGTCCCGTGTGCGTCCGCTGCGGACCCACTGGACGGTGTGGCGTCTGACGAACGCGGTGCTCCACGCCCGGCGCTTCGCCGCGCGGACGCTGCGTTCCTGGGGCGTGGCGGAGGAGGTGGACATCGCGCTGCTGGTGGTGTCCGAGCTCGTCACCAACGCCATCGCCCACACGCAGGGCGAAGTGGGACTCGACCTGACGCTGTCGTCGGACCGGCTGCGGATCGCCGTGAACGACACCTCGCCCCGGTCCCCGGTGATCCCCGCGGACCTCGACTGGGAGGCGACAGGCGGCCGCGGTCTGCTCATCGTCGAGGCGACGACGGCGTCCTGGGGCTCGCTGCCGCTGAGCGGCGGCAAGCAGGTGTGGGCGGAGATCGAGGTGTCGGGCACCGGGAGCTGA
- a CDS encoding transposase family protein produces MVSQAVLAHQLFTGISRQRPACLVEELAGPWQAVVEGRRHEARGGARKRAAGRGPRHQLVFVDRLVVTLIHLRHDLPHSVLALLFLVDRSTVTRAIGEIRTLLAGRGCAVPDRPNLRLRTLADVFAYAQAEGIELRLDATEIQVRRPLAGRGGRRAFVSGKKKQNTMKATVIADAQGRTFWTDALRPRRMHDATVARNEGIDTCFRHFADVEILLDDGNLGLRRDHPGQAVTPPRKGNKISPPEVLEARLRARHRHSPKRITVEHALADHKRWKQLVRGTHRRETLPTTYRAIASLVSDRNTTTR; encoded by the coding sequence ATGGTCAGTCAAGCGGTTCTCGCGCATCAGTTGTTCACGGGGATCTCCCGGCAGCGTCCCGCTTGCTTAGTCGAGGAGTTGGCTGGCCCGTGGCAGGCCGTGGTCGAGGGGCGCCGTCACGAGGCACGCGGCGGGGCCAGGAAGCGAGCGGCAGGACGCGGCCCCCGACACCAGCTGGTCTTCGTCGACCGGCTGGTCGTCACGCTGATTCACTTGCGGCACGATCTCCCGCACTCCGTCCTCGCCTTGCTGTTCCTTGTCGACCGCTCCACCGTCACCCGGGCCATCGGCGAGATACGTACGCTTCTGGCCGGCCGGGGATGTGCGGTTCCCGACCGTCCGAACCTGCGGCTGCGGACCTTGGCGGATGTGTTCGCCTACGCCCAGGCCGAGGGTATCGAGCTGCGGCTGGACGCCACCGAGATCCAGGTCCGCCGCCCCCTGGCCGGCCGCGGCGGCAGGCGTGCGTTCGTCTCGGGCAAGAAGAAGCAGAACACGATGAAGGCCACCGTCATCGCCGACGCCCAGGGCCGCACGTTCTGGACCGATGCTCTGCGACCAAGGCGGATGCACGATGCGACCGTCGCACGCAACGAAGGCATCGATACCTGCTTCCGACACTTCGCCGACGTGGAGATCCTCCTGGACGACGGCAACCTCGGCCTCCGCCGTGACCATCCCGGCCAGGCGGTGACCCCGCCCAGGAAGGGAAACAAGATCAGCCCGCCCGAGGTCCTCGAAGCCCGCCTACGAGCCCGACACCGGCACTCCCCGAAACGCATCACCGTCGAACACGCCCTCGCCGACCACAAACGCTGGAAACAACTGGTCCGCGGAACACACCGCCGCGAGACCCTGCCCACCACCTACCGGGCCATCGCCAGCCTCGTCTCCGACCGCAACACCACCACCCGCTGA
- a CDS encoding YcaO-like family protein, translating to MNTDYSSALMEFGALVDERTGVIRRVELVKVSPNDPDVFMAYAEPCDTSALVGIAAANKGAACSPSRDRAVIRACGESIERYCSAFFRNTERAYASCAELSAAGDSYVPVEELYPFGSSVTDDGFPYDLTDGRSISWVQATSTRTGAHAFVPASCVYTPYLFDRRVEPFTHMPISTGLAAQRSTGEAIDKGILEILERDAFMIIWHNRMPVPRINASSCLGLDRLIDRLLAAESPSGPTWHINLLTLDVDVPIISAALIDPGDPPRTSFGMAANADPQRALLLALEEAALTRVLINRSRVQPIAGEPRSHTVRTLRDHLNVHASSQVLRSRLGFLTDDGPQLTFTEVCDRFPGGEISISRSLHRAGLEAFWVDVTTEDVADFGFRVVRSVVPHAQPLDNDHRYRYMGGARVFTVPARLGYRRHQMADLNPDPHPFP from the coding sequence ATGAACACCGACTACAGTTCCGCGCTGATGGAGTTCGGCGCTTTGGTTGACGAGCGTACGGGAGTCATCCGTCGTGTCGAACTGGTAAAAGTATCCCCTAATGACCCGGATGTCTTCATGGCGTATGCAGAACCTTGTGACACGTCTGCCTTAGTTGGCATCGCCGCCGCCAACAAAGGTGCGGCCTGTTCGCCGTCACGAGATCGCGCAGTAATCCGCGCCTGCGGTGAGTCGATCGAGAGGTACTGCTCGGCCTTTTTTCGCAATACTGAAAGAGCATATGCTTCCTGTGCGGAACTTTCTGCAGCGGGCGATAGCTATGTGCCAGTGGAAGAGCTTTACCCGTTCGGCTCGTCGGTGACCGATGATGGCTTTCCCTACGATCTCACGGACGGCCGGTCAATATCCTGGGTGCAGGCAACTTCTACCCGCACCGGTGCGCATGCTTTCGTGCCGGCAAGTTGCGTCTACACTCCCTATCTTTTCGACCGAAGGGTAGAACCGTTCACGCACATGCCGATCTCTACCGGCTTGGCTGCACAAAGGTCGACAGGGGAGGCGATCGATAAAGGCATCCTCGAAATCCTCGAACGAGATGCGTTCATGATCATATGGCATAATCGCATGCCTGTTCCTCGGATCAACGCATCCAGCTGTCTTGGGCTTGATCGGCTCATTGATCGCCTGTTGGCCGCCGAGTCCCCGAGTGGCCCCACTTGGCATATCAACCTCCTCACGCTCGATGTTGACGTGCCGATCATCAGCGCCGCTCTAATCGATCCAGGCGATCCTCCACGCACTTCTTTTGGTATGGCCGCAAATGCGGACCCACAACGCGCACTTCTCCTCGCCCTCGAGGAGGCGGCACTCACTCGTGTGCTAATCAATCGCAGTCGTGTGCAGCCCATCGCCGGGGAACCCAGAAGTCACACCGTCCGGACCCTGCGTGATCATCTCAACGTCCACGCTTCGTCCCAAGTCCTCCGTTCGCGGCTTGGCTTCCTCACGGACGACGGACCGCAGTTGACTTTCACAGAGGTGTGCGACCGGTTTCCCGGTGGAGAGATCTCGATCTCGAGATCTCTCCACCGGGCTGGTTTGGAAGCATTCTGGGTCGACGTCACTACCGAAGATGTCGCCGACTTCGGGTTCCGCGTCGTGAGAAGTGTCGTCCCGCATGCTCAGCCGCTGGACAATGACCACCGGTACCGCTACATGGGAGGAGCCCGGGTCTTCACAGTCCCGGCTCGACTGGGCTATCGACGCCATCAGATGGCCGACCTCAACCCTGACCCTCATCCTTTTCCCTGA